Genomic segment of Chiroxiphia lanceolata isolate bChiLan1 chromosome 18, bChiLan1.pri, whole genome shotgun sequence:
GGGGCCGCCCCCGGCCTGCCGGCGCTGCTCCCGGGGGTTCCCGGGGGTTTCCCGGCGCGGGTCCCGCGCGGGTccctcccgctcccgccgctcccccggGACCCGCCGCTCCGCCCGTTTCCACCGCAACCGCCTCCGGAGCCCCGGCGCCAACAACGGAGCCTTTCATTGGCCGAGCAGCCGCTCCCCGGGCAGCCAATGGGagcgcggggcggcgggaggcgggAGCGGGCGCTGAGGGCATGAGGGAAACCCCGAACAGGTGCGAAATGAGCCCAAGGTCACCGCGTTTCCCTAAAGCTTCCCGGGAGAAGATAGACATTATAAATGCCCCGGGAGGTGTTTCAGCATGGTGGCGGCAGCGTTGCAAAATGTGGAATGTGTGAAAATTTTCTCGAGAAAGGATGTTTATGAAGTTCGATCTTTGTGTGCTTTCAAGCCTaatcaagaagaaaatagaTTCAATCCGTGAAACAAGCTCTAAGTGATGTCTAGGTATTAGTAACACAAATCACCTGTCGGCAGAATTGCCTTGTTAAGGTTTAAGGCTTGCCATGTTTCGATGATCTCGGGGGGAGTTTAACAAAGCTTGGGAAGGAGGGTTGTACCACTGATAATGAACACAAAGAACGCAGAATTTACGGGCCACAGGGACATCTGGTAGAACAGCCAgaataaggaagaaactaataaTGACAACTCGGAAACTGCTCAAACAGCTTCAATTGGGTAAAAGGTAATTCAGGCAGGGGCAGATCACAAACCCCCTTGGACTCACAGACCATCGACTCAAGAAACCCACTGACCCAAAAGGAAAGACTGAGCCTGGGGACTAATTAGCACGAGAAGTGAGAGAATCATTAACCAATGGAAGATGGAATATTGATTAATAAGAGAACTGGGTAACTTGTAGCCAATGAACATTAATGCCTTTGTTTGcttaaatgtataaatagtaaAAGGTTTTGGTAGTGCTTGTGCTGGCTTTGTGGATTTGCCACACAGCCCCTCTCTCTGCAAGGAACTGTAAATAAATCCTATACCTTGACTCTGTGTGTGGATTGGCCTCTTGCACACTGGGTGAAAGAACCTATTTTGGGACAACATTTGGACGATGTGAGGCAGTGACTGAAGTCAAACACCACTGTGACAGCTTCCTGtggaagtaattttatttacGTGTAAGGTGGTCATACAGCAGGGAGTTCTAAAGAGCACGTATGCCATTCACAGCCCTACAGAGCCCTCCATGTCAGGACAGCCTGAGCACAGACAGACTGGTGAGGCCCCACCTGTGGGACAGAACCACACGTTTAAAGCCTCCTCTTGCTACATCACATCCCACTGGCAAAGGTAAGCTTGTGCTCAGTCACCACTGACTGAGCATTCATTGCACTGAATCACCATTTAGCTTGGTAAGAGTCCTCTTCCTCTCAAATGTATGATCTCCAGTGTCCCATTTGTGTTAATACCTTTCCTTCCATCATGGCAAACCAAGAACAGGGTTTtcatgagcagcagcagcatcacactGTTGTGGTTGAAGAGTAACTTGCAAAGCTATGGTAATTCTGTAATACATTTTGTCAGTAGTGCCCTGCAGTGTGCTCAGGGCCTCCCTGGTCCTCTCTAGTGTAAATACACACAGAGGTTGTCCACAGTTCAAAGGTTTGAGGCTAGGAAATGGTTACTCGGTGTTCAAAATCAGAACATCACCTTTTTGCAGGGTATCCTTGAGTCCTAAAATACTGTCAAAACTACTCTAACGTTAgttcagtgaaggaaaaataggCCACCTCTCCAGATAAACGTGAAGTAAAATGTACATTCAGCACCAGCAGTTTATGAGGGGAAACACCCAGCTGCAAACTCACAGAATCTCATTCTGTGCTGACAATCCCCAGCACCCAAAAAGCATCAAGTGGCTCAGACCAAGGTCTTCATATCCAAATGATCAATGCttccattaatattttaactgcTCTTATAAAAGAAAGTTTAAAGTCCATGGACCATGAAATTCTCAAGATGGTCTTTGCCCAGCACTTTTCCGATGATTTTGCATTACTTTAGGACGTTTTGGCAGGTAACACCAGCATGCAGACACAGCATGGAAACAGGCGGGAAGGTCACACTGAGGACCCATTTTATTCAGATATCTTTGCACAACATGATCTTTTCCAAGCTTTCCCTCTCCGTCCTtacttcttcctgctcaactCTGCAATGCTGGGGAAGTTGTTTCCAGGCATGATCCCACAGCCAAGGGTGAGGGGATGAGGGTCAACATGGCCCAAAAAAGGAGAGCTGGGACATAGGGCAGAGCAAGGTTTCTCTGAAGGAAGCAAAGGCTTTGGCAAGAGTTTGTGTTTGTTCCTTCAAGAGGTAGAAGGATCTCCAGGAAACGCAGATCAGAATTACAGTGAggttattttctgtatttcagtataTTCAGCTCAAGCTGGTCAAGCCCTTTGCAAAGCCAGGGCTgtccaccccctccctgcagcacagtaCTCCTGAGTTACACTGTGTCTCAGACTCAGTTCACCTACCTGTTCATTACCTGAGTTTCAAAAACTTTTGGTGGAAGAGACCTCCTGTGAAAGTGGAGAGACCTGGGCAGCCACGATGTCTGCTTCCTACAACCCCCCAGTGCTGTAAACCAATAAACTGACACTTATCAAAAGAGGCTTTGCTACAGTTTATTAACCAGATAAGGTGTAGACCCCCAGCCTGATACACAAATTTGTGTTTGGTATTATATTCCTGACAGATTTGGCAAACATAGAAGTTATTTCTGCTGCATAGGGAACAACCAACAACCAACTTCAAATTGTAATTAGAAGGAATATTTTCAACTGTCTTGAGTCATAAACTCCAATCAGAATGACAAAGGACCACAGAAGCCCTCTTCTGCCTTGCATTCCTGTGGACCCCCATGTCCCAAAGGACatgctctcagctctgctgagctcccTGACCTCAACCTGACCAAGTCACAAAGTggaaaggaaaccaaaaaatgttttcagtatcAGTGGAAGGCAGAGATAACACCACACATAAAAAGTaccctgcttttgttttaataaaataccaCATGAATTCCAGTTATAAAGTGAGGGAGCATATGGGTCCTAAGAGCCCAAAATACTTCTCCACTGGAAACACCAGCCACAGATCACAGTGAGATGCTGTGTCATCCCCAAACTCCCCGTCACAGTGGGGTGAGGAAAAGTACTTTGAACTGagtaaataacagaaattaaactggcaggagcaggactttcaaaatattttcctgtggcACAGTGCAGGACTTCAGAAGCGACTCCCTCCTCTAGACATTGCCATCAGCACACAGACATTCAGCCCTGAGAATCTTATGgacaaataatattttgtagGAGCAGCCACTGGGGGTGGCAATGACAGAGGACAGAGCACAAGGTCTGACATGAGACTTCAATGTCTAAACTTCTCATAATCACCTCTCTTTCCAGAAAAGGCTTTCAGGGAagcctgaaaaagagaaaaatttcacTTCTAGGTCATCTTGTCCAGCCTAGGAcccttctgctgccacagagaaagaaggatttttctGCCTTGCAAAGTATGAGAAAATCTGGATAAACCTCAGAACCACTCTGGTCCTCAGTAAGGCCAAATGTTCTGGAATTAAACTTTTACTGCTACAAGACAGCTTTGTGTAGGCACATGCAAGGCCATCACCAGAGGGCAAGGGCTCAGCTGGGCTCAGGCACCATGAGAGCCTTTGTGCTACGTGACAGGCTGGAGACACTGACCTTGAACTGTCTCAGTAACATCAGTACAGGTGATTGCCCCACTCTTCAGCTTTGTGTGCACGGGACGCAAAGACAAAAGTGACTCATTCAGGTGAAGATGTAGAGTTACGCAGATTTGATCACAAGAGGGAACAGGTAGACAGATGGAGCTGGTCATGTCTGGGTTGTCTTCACCATTGCTTTGTTCCAACCAGCTGCTCAGGGGATCACAGGAATGTCATGACTGTCTTGTTCTTGCCGATCTGCCAGGGCTCCAGTGGGTAAAAGCGGATGACAATCCTTTTGGATATAAGAGCAAAAATGTGGACAGTGGACAGGAaacattattttacattatttatattatttatattatccCTGCCCAGTTTGCAACATGGTAGAAAATCTGCACTAAGGTCTCAGTGTCTTACACTTCATGGTATTAATTTAACAGAGGCAAACATAAGCTGTGTATGGGCAGGGTACAAACAGGTACCAGGCTTCACCcacacaaataaaagcagactGAATTTCAACAGTCTGCCTACGAGATACTTGTCCATTTCAGAAGGGCCCAAGCAAACTCTTGGCAGGGATTTACCCCAGCAGTATTCAAGAGGCAGGGAAATGCTATTATCACTCTCCTTTGGGGAGAGGGGCACAGAGGGACATGGCTGACCTTCAGGAACAGTCCTGTTCCCACATTTGGCATGGTGATCCCACTGTGAAGCTCTACCAATTCCTGTGGGGTTTTGCACTAATTTCACCAACAGAACTAGTGATCTTCAGAGAACAGCTAAAGCCGAGACTGTTCAACAAATGCAAACCAGTACACGGTTTTATCTGGCCCCAAACCACATATCTGGGGTTCAGCATCCAAGAGCACTTAAAGTGTGCAATCTAGTCTTGGATCTCTATTACACCTTAACCTCCTGGAGAACATGGGAACTGtcccagcctcgctgctcttaACATCCCCTATACTTTGGTTTGCCGTGCTCCACATCTCGACGGACCACACAGACCTGTGGAGCTGACGGAAGGGACgatctccctctccctgccccaggggttATCCCGGTGTCCTTGCCCTCGGGGCGAAGGCGGCGCCGAGGCCGATGCCGCCCGGCCGGGCCGCACTCACCGCTCGGTGCCGAGGCCCAGCTGCGCCGTCAGGACGTCGAAGAAGCGGGCGCTGTGCCGCTGGTTCTGCTCCGCCGTGCCCACCACGCCGATGGAGGAGACGACCAGCTGCGCGCAGGGCTCGGCCGAGCCCGACAGCACCATGGGCAGCCCGCTCCGCACCGTCACGTTCACCCGCTGCCGGCACAGCCACCGTTAGGCCCTGctgctcccggccccgccgctcccggccccgccgctcccggccccgccgctcccggccccgccgctcccggccccgccgctcccggccccgcgctCACCTCGGCCGGTTTGCCCAGGATGTCGGCGGTGGCAGCGCACAGAGTCTGGGCCAGCCCCGGCGGCAGCCGCTCGGCCGGCAGGTTGGTCTCCAGCTCCACGAACGGCATCGCGCTGCTCCCACCGCGGCCCCGAACGCCGCCGCCTGCacccgcccggcccggcccctgCCCCGCCCCCGGGCAACGGTGCCCCGGCGGGGGCGGGCTCGGCCCCGGGCCGCCCGCAGCAGCGCCGTGCCCGATCTGCCCTCCCCGTGCCCCTCGCCCTTTGCCGGCGCCAGGCGGGGctcagggctttctgtgctccGCCGCAGCTGCACTAGCTGGCTGTGGGGCCTTTGGGGTTTACCATGTGCCGTGCTGGGATATGCATTAGGGGCTGTGAGACCTCACACATCTCCCTGGGTAAAATGAGTTTTGTGACAGTCAGTCCTTTTGTGACATTTCAGGTCACTGCAACAGGCACCTCTGCACctgcctgtgcagggaaggTTGAGAACTGAAGCGCAGTGATTTCTCAGAACAACCAGCACTAcgagaaattaaaaagcaaacagagagGTTTACTCCTTTATCCACTATGTATTAATTACCAGGACTTTGAGAAATCACAACTTTGAGCTCCTGAGCTGATAAAAGTGATCCCAGCAGGCTGGCTTGCAGGGACAGCCTAATCTACAGATCAGATGTCTCTTAACTAGAGATCGGAGGTTTCTCAGAACCTGAGCTACTGTCCAGTGAGGTTCCATGTGCTCATTTACAGCAAGGGGTTATGAACCAGCTTGACTGAAAGGTCATCTGGTTTAAGGCACAGAACTGTTGTGAAAATTGCCCCTGTGTAATGTGACTTCTTGAGTTTCTACAGTCCTAAACAATGCTAATGAAAACTGATGGGATTGctcattttttttgctgaggGAATTGCTTGGCCTTCACTGCTGCTAATGAAGACAATACTGGCACAAGGGGCCGTGTGTACAAACCAGCCAGGAATAAGTCTGGAAAAAGATTTCTAGGAGAGAGATTGTGAAGTGAGAGACccaaagggagaggggagggagtACTGCAGGCTGGCAGGGGGCGGCTGCTTGCGGCGATAAGCAATAATACAGATGTTCCCTTTAAATCCAGGAAATCAGCAAAAGAAATTACCCCAAAAAGTTAGATTGCAGGGCAAATTTATAGAAATGTATAATCTTGTAAATAGATGGTCCTGAGTTTGTCACCAAAACAAAGGCAGTGGGGGTACTCAGCCACCTTGCAAATCCTGGGAGCAAGCCCACCCCTGCCTGTTTGCTGGGTGTCAATGACTCGAGGGAAGATGTCTTTTAGGAtccatttttctatttttctcacATTCCTTCAAATATCTCTTTCTCATATTCCTTTCTCATATTCCTTCAAAAATCTCTTCCAATTTcattgccaaaaaaaccccatgtgaCAAGAAACCAGTATATCAGAAGGCCTCTAAAGGGAAAGAAGATGTAAGTATCAGATGTCAGTAATTAGAACTGGACAGGGGACATCTTTAAAGATATGCATTGTCCTTTGCTCTTGATGGTTCACCGTGTGAATGGCAGATTGTTCATGGTCTCACAGAGATTTTATTAAActaaacacatttcttttattgtttctgtCTCAGATCAGGCAATTAAAATGCTTGTAGGGGGATGGACAACCAAGACAGGACAGCGCAGCAGCAAATAGTCTCAAACACGCTCAGCCTTTGGAAAATGATgagttttttctctcctgcagacATTTGCAGTCTCATCATCCACTTCATGATTCCACTCtcaatattataaaaaaaaaaatcaaccactTCCCATTTAAAATTTAAGTCAGTTGTGGACAATATTATGTGAATAAAACATcaataaaaacatattattcAGCTCATGtttggaagaaaggaagggtGGGAATAAACATGTGCCTATTTCCAGTAGGGAAACAGATCTCCCTCCAGAGAAGGTCTTCAGTCAAGTCTCTTGACTTCATGGAGAACATAATCGCAAAACAAAATCTCCTGCTAATGCAAGCTGAAGTATACAAATGAGTTCTCTTTCCAGACAGGGAATTTAAAGATCTCTCTGGGCTCTGGATTAGACAGTATCTAGAATTGAAACCTTAGtgaaaaacataatgaaaacacATCAGCTTTTATAGAACTTGCCAGCAAAAGTGTCACCAGCCAAGACATGGtgctactgggaaaaaaacccaaacagagaAGCAACTCCTGAATTAATTACTCATTTTGTCTTAGTCTTTACAGGAAGAGTTCTTGGGCAAGGATTTCAGGGTAAGGTTCAAGGGCAACAACTACTTATGAAGGGAAATACACATATGTATATTCCACCATTTCTGTATCCTTTACAATTTGTTATTTTCAACTGAAGAAACTAGAAATGGTTGGCTTCGCTCAGTTTTACTTCATAAATTGTGCTGCAGTACAAAAGGATTTTGTATTTGAGCTACAGCTAACCCGAAACAAACAGCCAAGGAAAAGAGCCCAAAAGCTGCAAAACAACTCTCTGCCCTTTTATTGTGAGGCATATGTTGCTCAATGCCACAAAATCTCTCTTATTACTTCAGCTGCACAGGGTGACTTACTTGGTGAACTTCCATCCAAAACAGTCTCAGAAGAGCAGGTCTGCACTTATTCCCTGTCTGCATTTATTCCCCCTATCCATTTTCTAGGAGAAATGTGGATTGCTGTTACAGTAttaccacagaagaaaaatcatttgTTTACTGTTACATATTCTTTCAAGAAATCACTGTGAATGCATTCTTTCAGAGTGCTCCCTCTGTAATATCAACATGGTATTTTAGGCAGGCAATGATTCCAAGGCTGTGGCCACCACCAGCCTGTTGAAGTGACTTGGTCTTTCCTGCACAGAACAGCCCCTGCCACACCTGTACTGGCAGACTGAGCACCAAGGGAACCCAGgctttcagaaatcaaaagcaGTGGTTAAACTGAAGAATTATAAAGATTCACAGTTGTAGAGGAATACAAAGAAATTTCTCACAGGAACCTAAAAGCAGCTAGAACTGTGGAATGTACATGGACAGCCAAGCAAGATGCCTCAGAAATAagaaacttaagaaaaaaaatcaaattctttttcacttttgtgAAGTAGTTTTTTGCTGTAATTGCCTGTGCAGACATGTGCTGGAAGATGAGGATTAGGCACACTTTGCAGTGTAAATGTTAAAAACTCGTGAAAACAACAATCCTCATCCTCTTGAGTTCTCTAATGTTCCCAGTTGATAGGCTGGCTCAGATTCTGTCAGGAAATACCATTCTTGTCTCTAGCATTGCTGAAAAGACTGACTCTTAAATAAAATCCAGATGCATATTAAGTGACCTGTAGGGCCTCAGCCTTCTGTATAAATTTAATGTTTCAGTTCTTAAACCTTCCCCAGCTTCCACCCCCAAAGATACAAGAAAGGCCTGGCCAGGGGGGAAACACATTGCAATTTCTGTGTTAGAATTACAGTGCTCTTTCCAGTTACACGTAGAACTGGAGGTCAgagaagaagttaaaaaaaaaaagaaaaaagaggcaggaaaaatggTAAGATAGGTTAATTCATTTCAACATCTTCATCAGCACAGGTGCCAGTTGCTCTTTCAGCTGTGGATCAATCTGAATGTTGCTCAGTTCTTTGATATTGAGGATCATCTCATGGGCTTGGAAGAAAAGCTCTTTCCCCACAGCATCCTCCACCCGCCTGCGCCACTCCATCAGCCTGGGTCTGTCCTCAAAGATGTCACAACCAACTCCAACAGGCTGCAGAAAGGGGAGAGAGCAACAGTGAGGCTTTGGGTAGTCACTTCTTCACCGAGACAACAGGCACCAAAAGTGTACCCTGAGGtacagataaaggaaaaaaaatgaagagttcATAGAGGAGCTGTAGGAAGGAGGGCAGTCTCCTCTGGTCAGGTGTACCTATCTAGGGAACCCAGAAgctaaactgtattttaaaaggcatctaCAAGTCAATTCTTGAGTGCTGAAAGAGCTGTTATGAGCAGCAGAGGTGACTACCATGTACTGTGAGTGATTTTCAGCCACAGCATTGAAGGCGTGGTGGGCTGGCAGTTCCAGGGACCACTGCACAGTTTGCAGGACAGGTCTGACAAAGAACAACCAGTCTGTAACAGATTTAATTTGACTGCCTCTGTCTGAGACTAATTCTTGCATCTTCCAGACGTGGCATGGGCAAGTGCCATATTTCtgaatgataaaaatattcctatattgttttttatttcatcagaCCTGTCTGCTATTGCTTCTCACTTAAATATATTACCTCTTTCTCTGgaggttaaaaataaagtcatgATAAAGAATGAAGAAGAGGTATTGttagagaagagaaacaaaagagatcTGTTGCagccagcttttttttttgtttgtgtgttctAAACCCACTCCCATATTCTCCCTATTGTTTTAGGCTAGTTCTGTTGAGATGTGCCCTCGCTCCACTTTCTACTGAAGTGTTACCACATGCTgcaccctccctgcccagcagcatcTGTTTTCCCTTGTGCTGACACTTCCTTACCAAACTCCACCACTCACTTGCATCAGCTCCACAATGGCCACAAGATCCGCCAGGGAGATCTCGCTCCCGATGATAAAAGCCTTGTCCTGCAGAAACCTCTCCTCAAACTGCTTCAGGGAAGTGGACAGCCCCTCCATAACCTCCTGGAGCTTCTCAGAGGGCAGTGGCTGCCCTGTGAAGAGGGGAATCAGCACCTGAGGAGAGAAGGGACTTAAAAGTACAGTCGGCCGTCTTCTCACAGATCCAATTGTTGTAATCTCAGTTACACCCCACAAACTACTCATGGTTGTCAGTGATCCTGCAGCAAAGCCACAGGAGGGGATGATGGTGGAGCTTCATGGACTGCTACAGCTCCAAGTAGCTCATGGACAGAGAGCACACGAGCAGGCCAAAGGGGCTGACCTGAACTCCAGCTAATCAGCAGCAATGTGCAGAACTAAATCAAGGATTCATCTCAGTTTGTCCCTGGCAGTTGTACCCTCCCACTCCACCCTGCTGGGTTACAAAAGAAAAGTGGGCAACAGCTCTAGGGGAAGACAAATCTCTGCCATATTCACCCCTGTTACATCCTCTGTTTCACCAGCCAGCCAAGGCAGGtcagcagctgcctgcccaCCAGCCACCCTGGCCATGGAACTgggtgctggaggcagctgcctgtcccacaggatgacagagaggagggaatggtggtggcagtggcaggagtGTGGGGAGGGACTAGAATGCTGGAGGGACTGGCTGGAAAGGCAGAAATGGCTTCCTCTGTGTGACAGCAGCCAGTGAGGCTGGGAGTGGGTCAACACCATTTTTACACCAGCCTTCCTGTGGCCTCCCAAGCACCACTCTTTAAACCACTAAAAACTTTTCCAGAGCAATCACATAACTGCAGTCCTTGTGTCTCCACAGACTTGCTGGCACAGAGGGCAGTTGCCTTTCCAAGACATTTTTAGCTGCTCACAGGGGTATACCCACCACCAGAGCCCACAGTGTTTCGCAACTACGCTGCCTCCACCTTCCACAGctaaagaaatacagtttatttaGAGAATCAAAATTAAAGATACAAATTTCAATCAGTGCGAGTTGACTGAATTTCTACTTACTGCAAGTACATTCAACAATGCAAGCTGAGATTGCTTAATCCAAGCCATGATTTTGGCCAAATACATGTGGAACCTATTTCATCAGAAAATTCATGGCCAGTTCTTTTCCTCAGTGATTCCAATTATCCATGATGTGATCTCTGGATAAAATCACTTGAAACagcatcttctttcttttctttatctcaGGGCAGTCTATCTTCTCCCATTTCTAGCTAATATGCTTCTATTACATGGTGGCTTTATATGTTTCCATATTTTCAGTTATTCTGAGGACCTTTTCTGCATGTGGGTTATCTAATCATCTGCAGCAAGTAGTTGGATTTCTTTCCCTTAGAGCAGTGCAGTAACAGCCTGCAGAGGCTGGAAGAAACTGCTTCTTGTATGAATCTGACTCATATTTGAATTGTTTTGCTGTACTCTACAGCCAAAAAATCAAATGCCAATAAATCAAGAAGCTAAATGAGTCCTGATATGCTTTGTTAGGCACAAACAAGGGCAAACTTTACAGCTGAGGAGGGAAGTTCTTACCTGTTCACTAGCAGTTATGATTTCATTTGAGATTCCATACCACAGCTGTACTTGCCGGGCTATATTTGCACCTGGGTCTCTCTGAGGATAGCTGCATTAACTGTGAGTTGGCTGGAAATA
This window contains:
- the LOC116795733 gene encoding glutathione S-transferase theta-1 isoform X3, which gives rise to MSQGPSNSQGTGKVNLLEKVPALKDGDFTLAECTAILLYLSRKYNTPDHWYPSDIQKRAQVDEYLSWHHANIRANAPKTMWIKVLIPLFTGQPLPSEKLQEVMEGLSTSLKQFEERFLQDKAFIIGSEISLADLVAIVELMQPVGVGCDIFEDRPRLMEWRRRVEDAVGKELFFQAHEMILNIKELSNIQIDPQLKEQLAPVLMKMLK
- the DDT gene encoding D-dopachrome decarboxylase, with the protein product MPFVELETNLPAERLPPGLAQTLCAATADILGKPAERVNVTVRSGLPMVLSGSAEPCAQLVVSSIGVVGTAEQNQRHSARFFDVLTAQLGLGTERIVIRFYPLEPWQIGKNKTVMTFL
- the LOC116795733 gene encoding glutathione S-transferase theta-1 isoform X2 codes for the protein MGLELYLDLLSQPCRSIYIFARSNNIPFEFKHVELFKGPSNSQGTGKVNLLEKVPALKDGDFTLAECTAILLYLSRKYNTPDHWYPSDIQKRAQVDEYLSWHHANIRANAPKTMWIKVLIPLFTGQPLPSEKLQEVMEGLSTSLKQFEERFLQDKAFIIGSEISLADLVAIVELMQPVGVGCDIFEDRPRLMEWRRRVEDAVGKELFFQAHEMILNIKELSNIQIDPQLKEQLAPVLMKMLK